The Prunus persica cultivar Lovell chromosome G8, Prunus_persica_NCBIv2, whole genome shotgun sequence genome includes a region encoding these proteins:
- the LOC18767084 gene encoding tobamovirus multiplication protein 1 isoform X1, whose product MNIFIFAELSQVLMRKSFLFSYSEGADDWWNEIGGSKQWQSGPTYYILSASYALVSLVALVQLVRIQLRVPEYGWTIQKVFHLMNFLVNGLRAVLFGLYKSVLLIKPKALEMLLMDLPGLLFFSTYTLLVLFWAEIYHQARSLPTDKLRPAYYIINGFIYFTQVCIWIFIRVSRSPVAVEAARIFFSVISFGTALGFLIYGGRLFIMLRHFPIESRGRQKKLEEVGWVTGICCTCFLIRCLMLAVSAFDKDADVDVVNHPILNLIYYMLAEIVPSALVLFILRKVPPRRVSDQYQPIK is encoded by the exons atgaatattttcatttttgcagAGCTTTCCCAGGTTTTGATGAGGAAGAGCTTCTTGTTTAGTTACAGCGAAGGCGCAGATGATTGGTGGAATGAGATTGGTGGATCAAAACAATGGCAAAGTGGCCCAACGTACTATATCCTGTCTGCCTCTTATGCCTTGGTCTCTCTTGTTGCTCTG GTACAACTTGTGCGCATTCAATTAAGAGTGCCAGAATATGGGTGGACAATACAAAAGGTTTTCCATTTGATGAACTTTCTAGTGAATGGAT tGAGGGCTGTCCTATTTGGTCTCTACAAGAGTGTTCTTCTTATTAAGCCTAAG GCTCTTGAAATGCTGCTTATGGATCTTCCgggtcttttatttttttccacatatacATTACTTGTCTTATTTTGGGCTGAGATCTATCACCAG GCAAGAAGCCTTCCGACCGATAAACTTAGGCCtgcttattatattataaatggATTTATATACTTCACACAG GTGTGCATCTGGATTTTCATAAGAGTAAGCCGAAGTCCTGTTGCCGTAGAAGCTGCTAGAATCTTCTTTTCAG TTATTTCATTCGGTACTGCTCTGGGATTCTTGATATATGGTGGAAG GTTGTTTATCATGCTGAGGCACTTCCCCATTGAGTCAAGAGGCCGTCAAAAAAAGCTGGAGGAG GTTGGATGGGTCACAGGCATTTGCTGCACTTGTTTCTTGATAAGATGCTTGATG CTCGCAGTTTCTGCATTCGACAAAGATGCAGATGTCGATGTCGTGAATCATCCTATCCTAAACCTTATTTATTACATG TTAGCGGAGATTGTTCCATCTGCTTTGGTGCTTTTCATCCTGCGAAAGGTGCCGCCTAGGCGTGTTTCTGATCAGTACCAACCCATAAAATGA
- the LOC18767084 gene encoding tobamovirus multiplication protein 1 isoform X2, producing the protein MAKWPNVLYPVCLLCLGLSCCSGTTCAHSIKSARIWVDNTKVRAVLFGLYKSVLLIKPKALEMLLMDLPGLLFFSTYTLLVLFWAEIYHQARSLPTDKLRPAYYIINGFIYFTQVCIWIFIRVSRSPVAVEAARIFFSVISFGTALGFLIYGGRLFIMLRHFPIESRGRQKKLEEVGWVTGICCTCFLIRCLMLAVSAFDKDADVDVVNHPILNLIYYMLAEIVPSALVLFILRKVPPRRVSDQYQPIK; encoded by the exons ATGGCAAAGTGGCCCAACGTACTATATCCTGTCTGCCTCTTATGCCTTGGTCTCTCTTGTTGCTCTG GTACAACTTGTGCGCATTCAATTAAGAGTGCCAGAATATGGGTGGACAATACAAAAG tGAGGGCTGTCCTATTTGGTCTCTACAAGAGTGTTCTTCTTATTAAGCCTAAG GCTCTTGAAATGCTGCTTATGGATCTTCCgggtcttttatttttttccacatatacATTACTTGTCTTATTTTGGGCTGAGATCTATCACCAG GCAAGAAGCCTTCCGACCGATAAACTTAGGCCtgcttattatattataaatggATTTATATACTTCACACAG GTGTGCATCTGGATTTTCATAAGAGTAAGCCGAAGTCCTGTTGCCGTAGAAGCTGCTAGAATCTTCTTTTCAG TTATTTCATTCGGTACTGCTCTGGGATTCTTGATATATGGTGGAAG GTTGTTTATCATGCTGAGGCACTTCCCCATTGAGTCAAGAGGCCGTCAAAAAAAGCTGGAGGAG GTTGGATGGGTCACAGGCATTTGCTGCACTTGTTTCTTGATAAGATGCTTGATG CTCGCAGTTTCTGCATTCGACAAAGATGCAGATGTCGATGTCGTGAATCATCCTATCCTAAACCTTATTTATTACATG TTAGCGGAGATTGTTCCATCTGCTTTGGTGCTTTTCATCCTGCGAAAGGTGCCGCCTAGGCGTGTTTCTGATCAGTACCAACCCATAAAATGA